A stretch of the Aspergillus puulaauensis MK2 DNA, chromosome 6, nearly complete sequence genome encodes the following:
- a CDS encoding DJ-1/PfpI family protein (COG:S;~EggNog:ENOG410PNEI;~InterPro:IPR029062,IPR002818;~PFAM:PF01965;~SECRETED:SignalP(1-23)), with protein sequence MKLTTTLNLGIGLLALSQPSSQSTTTNTTATPKNYGMLLFRGFEILDVFGPLEALSWVARRHDNISLSLISQSLDPVTTAPYTPAMNPFNASFFPTINPTHTLESAPELDVLIVPGGLGTRAPDSTLAPLLNYIKTTYPRLQYLITICTGSTLVARTGILDGKRATTNKASWASVIGNGPNTTWVREARWVVDGNVWSSSGISAGVDATLAFIAQFYGQRNASVISDYMEYEWHQDSSWDPYADIWA encoded by the coding sequence ATAGGGCTCCTGGCCCTCTCCCAGCCCAGCTCCcagtccaccaccacaaacaCAACAGCAACCCCCAAGAACTACGGCATGCTGCTCTTCCGCGGCTTCGAAATCCTCGACGTCTTCGGGCCCCTCGAGGCGCTCTCCTGGGTCGCCCGCCGCCACGACAACATCTCGCTCTCGCTAATCTCCCAATCCCTCGACCCCGTCACAACAGCCCCCTACACACCCGCAATGAAccccttcaacgcctccttcttccccaccaTAAACCCAACACACACCCTCGAGTCCGCCCCAGAGCTCgacgtcctcatcgtcccaGGCGGCCTAGGCACGCGCGCCCCCGACTCCACCCTCGCCCCTCTCCTCAACTACATCAAAACAACCTACCCCCGCCTCCAGTACCTGATCACAATATGCACGGGCTCGACGCTAGTCGCGCGCACCGGCATTCTCGACGGGAAGCGCGCGACCACGAATAAAGCTTCGTGGGCCTCTGTTATCGGCAACGGGCCGAATACGACTTGGGTGCGCGAGGCGCGCTGGGTCGTTGATGGGAATGTCTGGTCGTCGTCGGGGATTTCGGCGGGCGTTGATGCGACTCTGGCGTTTATTGCGCAGTTTTATGGCCAGCGGAATGCGTCGGTTATTAGTGATTATATGGAGTATGAGTGGCATCAGGATAGTTCTTGGGATCCGTATGCGGATATTTGGGcttag